A segment of the Labrus bergylta chromosome 11, fLabBer1.1, whole genome shotgun sequence genome:
AACATCTTCAGGGTTTCCCACAGACCGTCAGTTTGCTttggcagcagcaggaggaattgTTATTGACTTTTCATTCAAGTGAGATCACAAATTTCTTCATGAACCACAAAACATCATTAAAAGTGAGCGACAGTCCGACATGAGATTGTTGTTTGTCTTACATCAGGGTCACCTCTCAAATGCTCTCACATCCATTTTCAGCCCCGTCTTAGACCCACCATgtctgagggagggagggagggagggtcaCAAGTGCACTCTGGTGATTGTAGTCCTAAGACGattctgaggtactttgagggctgccatcatcatcattaatgaaaacatgaacCTATCCGATGAGCTGTTTATGGACAGTTCTGCCTAAATATTAGCATTATAATATCAATACTGCTTTGGAAACAGAAGTGGCTCCCATAGCGACTGACTGAGAAAATCAGAAAAGCACAACGAAGGCTGCAGAGAGGACAGGTTGAACTATTGTTCATTCCCATGATATTGCTGCTGTATGTCCATGTATTTCATCATTGTACTAAGGCAGTTAAATCCTCACAACATGGAATATATCCATCTGTATGAGACATCTGAAACAATAACACTGTCAGACCTGATCAATCCTTCCAAGCCTAGATTTTCAATCTTTAAACAGATAGAAAACTTTCTCCTTTAACTTTTAGACATTCCTCTTCCGTCTCTCACTCCTGCCTCAtccctcctctgctgtctcctcgtcccttcttcttcttcacattaCTTCCCTCAGGTCCGCCAACGCAATGAGCTCGGCATCTACCTGATCAACCTCTCGGTGGCCGACCTCCTCTACATCAGCACTCTTCCTCTGTGGATCGACTACTTCCTCCACCACGATGACTGGATCCACGGTCAGGAGAGCTGCAAACTGTTCGGCTTCATCTTCTACACCAACATCTACGTCAGCATCGCCTTCCTCTGCTGTATATCGCTGGACAGGTACCTGGCCGTGGCTTATCCTCTGCGCTTTGCCAAGGTTCGACGAATCAAGACAGGTATGAAGCGTTAAGGAAGAGTGAGTCTTCTGAAATAATAAGCTCCTTAAGACAGTTGCACCTAATGCTCGATGACCTCAAATTCAGGCGTCTAAGACTTGAAAGTATCTCAAAATCAAATCCCCGACGCTTTCTTAGGATGCTAAATAAAAGATGTAAACATACATCAGATAAGCCAGTTTAAAGGAACATTACTGTCTTTAGCTTTTCTTATGAATAATTTACTAACACAACTTGAGGAAGAGCAAAGTCCCAATTTCTCAAGTTCATGCTTAACATGTGACAGATCTATTTATAAAGATTCCACATTTGACGATAAGTTCTGATATTGGAGAGGTTCACATCTGTCTTTACCAGACACATCAGGAAACATAGTTTCTGCAGAGATAAGAACTCTTCAATGTCTTCAGATTTTCTTGAGATAGTCTGATACATATTTAACTATAGTCATAAAACAAGTTCAACCACACTGACTTTTTCAGAACTGACAGTTTACCCCGACTGGAAAATAACTTTGGATGAAAACTGTTTGCACTGTTTCCTCATGGCTAAGAATTTTgcacaaaatacacaatattCATATTCACtcaatatttaaagaaatgcatAATTATGTCTGTAAATGGCACAGTCCCtatgagctgtgtttatgtttctaATTCATAAAGCACTAATGGAAAGCCAAATGTTTCCCTCTGCTCATGTTCCTGCAGCTGTCCTGGTCAGTGCCATGGTGTGGACGATCGAGATTGTTGCCAACTCTGCTCCACTCTTCCACGACGAGCTCTTCCAGGATCGCTTCAACCACACCTTCTGCTTCGAGAAGTACCCCATGCAGGACTGGGTGGCCGGGATGAACCTCTACAGGACTTTTCTGGGCTTCCTCGCTCCGTGGACAGCCATGCTCGTTGCGTACCGCGGGATCCTGGCAGCGATACGCTGCAACGTCTCCACGGAGCGTCAGGAAAAGGCCAAAATCCAGCGGCTGGCACTGAGTCTGATCCTGATCGTTTTGCTCTGCTTTGGACCGTACCACATCCTCCTCCTGGTGCGGAGCGTCATGTTTCTGAGGAAGCCGTGTGACTGCGGCTCAGAGGAGACCTTGTTTGCGGCGTACCATGTGTCTTTAGCGCTGACCAGCCTCAACTGTGTCGCTGACCCCATTTTGTACTGTTTTGTCAACGAGGGGGCTCGGCACGATGTCGGCcgagctctctctgctttgttGTCTGCAGCCTGCCACCGGCGCTCCTCGTCCTCGCCGTCGCATGCCGACATACTTAACGCCGGTTCGGTCACTATGGAAACTCCTCTCGCTGCAAAAAAGCAGCCTTGTGTGTACGCCGCTGGAGGCAAGACAAGCAGCTATAAGACTGAACTGGTGGCTCTGAAGGAGGAATGTCTACAGATGACCATCCTCAGTGTTAAGAAGTGACCTTCATTTATGTGTAAGAGGTGAAAACAGCTCAGCGCGGTGATGGGGGAGACTCCTGACACCGACAGGGCCTGGCATCTTTAAGCCTGGCAGGCTGAAATCAGAGGATGGGTGTTACGCTAAATGGCTAATTAACAAGCCAGGATGAGAATGAGATAGATGAAATACAGAAGACATACAGTGTTGTCTGTAGCCAAGGTAGCAGCTTGCTGTGAGGTTGAAATGCtaacacaccaaggagacctTAAGGGACTACTTTGCTGCTGTTAGATCCTCACCACTAGTCAGGCAAACAAGAGTTCATGGCGGTGGAGCTCATGGTTATAACCAGAAGGGTATCATTAAGAACATCTCAGACTCCCAACAGATTTGAGTTTGTTTAACTTTCATTACTTCAAGCTGTAGTTTGTCAGCCAATGAAAAGCTGCACtgcaatgctaatgttagcaagcAGTGCTAATGACCGAATGCATACATTTTGTCACTTGCTAAAGTGAAGAAGGCTAATTTGACCTGCTGCTGGTAACATATGAAGGCTCAGTGGATCTACAAAATCCTCTGGATTAAACTCCAGTGGAGCCTTGATATATGTACCAGATTGAATCCATCCTGAAGGGGTTAAGATGTCAAAGTCCTGAACAAAGTCCTGGACCATTATACCAGCTGGCATCCCCCACTGATGTCGTTAACAAGGATGTGATAAATCAGCCTGGATATCTGGATGGTTTCCAAAGGTGTCAGAAGTTATTTTGGATGAATAATAAGACCCTCTGTGCATGGCTGAGTGGTCTGAGAGGAGACACCTTTGCATTCAGACTGCACGGACCCCCAACAGGACGAAGTGAGGATGCAGGACAGCAGAGTTTGTCTAACTAATATGCATCACTTTGAAataggaaagaagaagagggggggaggggtaaCAAAAATGATTGTAGAATACAggtcagaacatttttttaatgcttggaaatgtgtttactgtatttgatgtttttggTGGAAATAATGAAGCCTCGTTAAGTACCTCGTCTAAGCGTGTCGACGTGATAGCAAGAACGTGTCTCTTATGTCATGTGAGCAatggttcttcttcttcttcattcagtgtCACAGCAGACAGCCAAATTATCATACGACTGAGCTGACAAAGAAACCAAGAGCCTCCGACTGCATCCCTGCATGATTTCAAAGTCCAGTTTATCCGTTATTTCAACGACATCGTGTTGAGCGCCTCGTTCAACAGGAAAACATTCAGAAATTCAGAAGTCAAGAAGAAGGATTCAAATGCAGTTTAAGTGCTTTATAGTTCCGACCATCTCTTTCTCAATCCAAACTACATGCTGGGGCTTTGACACATGCTGCACAGTTCACCTGATACTGTTTACATTCTTCTTCAGACGGATGCCTTTTAACTACAGTCAGGACTCAGCTACATACAGTGCATTGTGTTTGAATTGTTTCTAGTAACACACAGCGTACAACACAAACTCTCTTATGTAACCTTCCTTTTGCCTTAGTTTATACATTCTTTGTTTGCTGCTAACATGTTTCCTTATATCAGGGACACAAATTAACATTTaagtataaaaatgtatttcctgtAAAGTCAAAATGTCATCCTGAAGACTTTCCAGGATTTCCACAGAAATCGAAATCCAGAGGTCAGAACACACGCTGACCGTTTGAACGATGGATCTTTAACTTAACTCGTTTAAATTGCTGGATTGCTGTCTTATTTTGCATTATGTTGACAACTTTCTGCCGCCATGACAACACGAGAGATGTTGAGGCTTGATGTGCAAAAGACAGAATTCTTAAAAATGCTCATTTTGTTAAACGACAACTTTATAAACGAGTCCCTCCCCCCAAAGTGACCCAACTCCATTCTTGCAATTGAACAAAGATTGGATCTTAAAACTCAATGACGTATCCTAAAGCAGAGGTTTGAGTACCGCACATGAAATATAAACCTGTTTCACCGTAAAGACTGAACACAGCTGTCACAACAAAGGCATCTCACATTTCTAAAACCATGTTTGTAGCTTTAGCGTGGTCTAAATGCTTCCTCCAAGTCTTCATGTGCAATCAAAAGAGGTGATAACATTTCAACAGACTGTCTGTTTTTACACGCAGACATTCCTGTTCTTTATCCAGATCTACTGCTCAAAAGATTACAAGCTAACATTCCTTCAGAGGAGGCTCAGAGAACTCCTGTTTGACACAGTGCGCTCATggtgacagacaggaagtgagagtcAGTGTTCAAATATGATTAAGAGATGTCAGATATGTCATCTGTTCTCTGTTCAGGATGTTCAGCCAGGTGTTTTCAGCTCGTCACTGTTGACCTTCACGCTGCTCTCTTTGCTTCTGTTGTGCATCTGTATGTCAGcatgtgtgagagaggaggtACCAGGCTtcatgatgtgtgtttgttcagcaaCAATGTCAGtgagaaataataaattatGCATACTACACTTTGCATCcacttgtatttgtttgtttggcacCAACGATCTGAAATGGGATGGAGGCACGTCCAAATTAACTTCAGAGGGAGGGCGGTTTATCACCTTTATGTCTTATTCATATCTATTGAACTTCCTTTCTCCATTATTCCCTTCAGGTATGATAACACTGTACTGACGCTGAAATTGTGGAGATCTGGGATTGCAGTGATTGTGGTGAGAAGTCAGAACAGGCGGCCATGCgatcacacaaagacagaacaaactGTGACTGTACATGACAGTTATAGACTGAACCTACGCACAGAGTATTTATACCTGACTGTTGCAGGTGTGAAAGCGATTTACTTCTGGCTCCAAATAAAGAGGAGAATAAACATGATAAATCACGGCAAACAAACTCTTACCCCGAGACCCAACAGAATCTGTGCCATGTTCGCTCTGCACCTTGGTTTTGCTCTGTCCGACAGCGCGCATCCTACCagactggatctgtttctgagGCGGAGCACGGCGCATGTCAAAGAAACTGGATTTGCACATTTACAAAGTCATGCAGAAATAAGAGAACtacatacaaaaacaacaggttacttTGTCAGCTTAACCTTACTGTAGGATAAGATGTACATTTTAAGAcattatcagaatcagaattagtTAGAATTATTAGTCTCAAAGGGAAATTTGTTCATTACAGTTGCTCTAAAACACAACGTTGATGAAGGTTATGTTGATAAACCGATGGGATATACAATCATTTCTCCATTTTGAAATGGACAGGTTGCTTTGTGCGCcttgtgtctgacttcctgcccAGGTATATGCTCTGTTCAGCTTAACGC
Coding sequences within it:
- the gpr4 gene encoding G-protein coupled receptor 4; protein product: MCNISFCDVDSKVDQFFQPTLYIIVIVLGLPTNCMALWAAYMQVRQRNELGIYLINLSVADLLYISTLPLWIDYFLHHDDWIHGQESCKLFGFIFYTNIYVSIAFLCCISLDRYLAVAYPLRFAKVRRIKTAVLVSAMVWTIEIVANSAPLFHDELFQDRFNHTFCFEKYPMQDWVAGMNLYRTFLGFLAPWTAMLVAYRGILAAIRCNVSTERQEKAKIQRLALSLILIVLLCFGPYHILLLVRSVMFLRKPCDCGSEETLFAAYHVSLALTSLNCVADPILYCFVNEGARHDVGRALSALLSAACHRRSSSSPSHADILNAGSVTMETPLAAKKQPCVYAAGGKTSSYKTELVALKEECLQMTILSVKK